A window of the Burkholderia sp. 9120 genome harbors these coding sequences:
- the tuf gene encoding elongation factor Tu, with protein sequence MAKGKFERTKPHVNVGTIGHVDHGKTTLTAAITTVLTKKFGGEAKAYDQIDAAPEEKARGITINTAHVEYETANRHYAHVDCPGHADYVKNMITGAAQMDGAILVCSAADGPMPQTREHILLARQVGVPYIIVFLNKCDMVDDAELLELVEMEVRELLSKYDFPGDDTPIIKGSAKLALEGDTGELGEVAIMSLADALDTYIPTPERAIDGAFLMPVEDVFSISGRGTVVTGRIERGVVKVGEEIEIIGIKPTVKTTCTGVEMFRKLLDQGQAGDNVGILLRGTKREDVERGQVLAKPGSINPHTHFTAEVYVLSKDEGGRHTPFFNNYRPQFYFRTTDVTGSIELPKDKEMVMPGDNVSITVKLINPIAMEEGLRFAIREGGRTVGAGVVAKILE encoded by the coding sequence ATGGCTAAAGGTAAATTCGAACGGACCAAGCCGCACGTGAACGTCGGCACGATCGGTCACGTTGACCACGGCAAGACCACGCTGACGGCAGCGATCACGACGGTTCTGACCAAGAAGTTTGGCGGCGAAGCGAAGGCGTATGACCAGATCGACGCGGCGCCGGAAGAAAAGGCGCGTGGTATCACGATCAACACGGCACACGTCGAGTACGAAACGGCTAATCGCCACTACGCACACGTCGACTGCCCGGGCCACGCTGACTATGTGAAGAACATGATCACGGGCGCAGCGCAGATGGACGGCGCGATCCTGGTGTGCTCGGCTGCAGACGGCCCGATGCCGCAAACGCGTGAGCACATCCTGCTGGCGCGTCAGGTTGGCGTTCCGTACATCATCGTGTTCCTGAACAAGTGCGACATGGTGGACGACGCTGAGTTGCTGGAACTGGTCGAGATGGAAGTTCGCGAACTCCTGTCGAAGTACGACTTCCCGGGCGACGACACGCCGATCATCAAGGGTTCGGCCAAACTGGCGCTGGAAGGCGACACGGGCGAGCTGGGTGAAGTGGCGATCATGAGTCTGGCCGACGCGCTGGACACGTACATCCCGACGCCGGAGCGTGCAATTGACGGCGCGTTCCTGATGCCGGTGGAAGACGTGTTCTCGATCTCGGGTCGCGGCACGGTGGTGACGGGTCGTATCGAGCGTGGTGTCGTGAAGGTCGGCGAAGAAATCGAAATCATCGGTATCAAGCCGACGGTGAAGACGACCTGCACGGGCGTGGAAATGTTCCGCAAGCTGCTCGACCAGGGTCAGGCAGGCGACAACGTTGGTATCCTGCTGCGCGGCACGAAGCGTGAAGACGTGGAGCGTGGCCAGGTTCTGGCGAAGCCGGGTTCGATCAACCCGCACACGCACTTCACGGCTGAAGTGTACGTGCTGAGCAAGGACGAAGGTGGCCGTCACACGCCGTTCTTCAACAACTATCGTCCGCAGTTCTACTTCCGTACGACGGACGTGACGGGCTCGATCGAGTTGCCGAAGGACAAGGAAATGGTCATGCCGGGCGACAACGTGTCGATCACGGTGAAGCTGATCAACCCGATCGCGATGGAAGAAGGTCTGCGCTTTGCAATTCGCGAAGGCGGCCGTACGGTCGGCGCTGGTGTGGTTGCCAAGATCCTCGAGTAA
- the rpsJ gene encoding 30S ribosomal protein S10, translated as MQNQKIRIRLKAFDYRLIDQSAAEIVDTAKRTGAIVRGPVPLPTRIQRFDILRSPHVNKTSRDQLEIRTHQRLMDIVDPTDKTVDALMKLDLPAGVDVEIKLQ; from the coding sequence ATGCAGAACCAGAAAATCCGTATTCGCCTGAAGGCTTTCGACTATCGCCTGATCGATCAATCGGCAGCTGAGATTGTGGACACGGCAAAGCGGACCGGCGCAATCGTTCGCGGTCCGGTGCCCCTGCCGACCCGCATCCAGCGCTTCGACATCCTGCGTTCGCCGCACGTCAACAAGACGTCGCGCGATCAGCTCGAAATCCGTACGCACCAACGCCTGATGGACATCGTTGACCCGACGGACAAGACGGTCGACGCACTGATGAAGCTGGATCTGCCGGCCGGCGTAGACGTCGAAATCAAGCTGCAATAA
- the rplC gene encoding 50S ribosomal protein L3 gives MSLGLVGRKVGMTRIFTAEGDSIPVTVLDVSDNRVTQIKTVETDGYTAVQVAFGTRRASRVTKPLAGHLAKAGVQAGEILKEFQIDAAKAAELSSGTVVGPELFEVGQKVDVQGVSIGKGYAGTIKRYNFASGRASHGNSRSHNVPGSIGMAQDPGRVFPGKRMTGHMGDDTVTVQNLEIARIDADRKLLLVKGAVPGAKGGKVFVTPAVKTRAVKGAK, from the coding sequence ATGAGCCTTGGACTCGTAGGTCGCAAGGTTGGCATGACCCGTATCTTCACGGCAGAAGGGGATTCGATTCCCGTTACCGTGCTGGACGTGTCCGACAACCGAGTGACGCAGATCAAGACTGTTGAAACCGACGGCTACACGGCCGTGCAGGTTGCATTCGGTACGCGCCGTGCATCGCGCGTGACGAAGCCGTTGGCCGGTCATCTCGCCAAAGCCGGTGTTCAAGCCGGTGAAATCCTCAAAGAATTCCAGATCGATGCCGCTAAGGCTGCCGAGTTGTCGAGCGGCACCGTGGTTGGTCCCGAGCTGTTCGAAGTAGGCCAGAAGGTCGACGTGCAAGGCGTGTCGATCGGTAAGGGCTACGCCGGTACCATCAAGCGTTACAACTTCGCATCCGGCCGTGCATCGCACGGTAACTCGCGCTCGCACAACGTGCCGGGTTCGATCGGTATGGCGCAGGATCCGGGTCGTGTTTTCCCGGGTAAGCGCATGACCGGTCACATGGGTGACGACACGGTAACGGTGCAAAACCTCGAAATCGCTCGTATCGACGCTGACCGCAAGCTGTTGCTGGTCAAGGGCGCCGTTCCGGGTGCGAAGGGTGGCAAGGTATTCGTTACGCCGGCCGTGAAGACGCGTGCCGTGAAAGGAGCGAAATAA
- the rplD gene encoding 50S ribosomal protein L4: MELKLLNANGQEGAGVSASDVVFGRDYNEALIHQVVVAYQANARSGNRAQKDREQVKHTTKKPWRQKGTGRARAGMSSSPLWRGGGRIFPNSPEENFSHKVNKKMHRAGLCSIFSQLAREGRISVVDELTLEAPKTKLLAEKFKAMGLDSVLVITDTVDENLYLASRNLAHVAVVEPRYADPLSLIYFKKILITKAAVAQIEELLS; this comes from the coding sequence ATGGAACTTAAGCTCCTGAATGCCAATGGTCAGGAAGGTGCAGGCGTTAGCGCGTCGGACGTCGTGTTCGGTCGCGATTACAACGAAGCCCTGATTCACCAGGTCGTGGTTGCGTACCAGGCGAATGCCCGTAGCGGCAACCGCGCGCAGAAAGATCGTGAGCAAGTCAAGCACACGACCAAGAAGCCGTGGCGCCAGAAGGGTACGGGCCGCGCTCGTGCCGGTATGTCGTCGAGCCCGTTGTGGCGCGGCGGTGGCCGTATCTTCCCGAATTCGCCGGAAGAAAACTTTTCGCACAAGGTTAACAAGAAGATGCATCGCGCAGGCCTCTGCTCGATCTTCTCGCAGTTGGCCCGCGAAGGCCGCATCTCGGTGGTCGACGAGCTGACGCTCGAAGCGCCGAAGACGAAGCTGCTGGCCGAAAAATTCAAGGCGATGGGTCTCGATTCCGTGCTGGTGATTACCGACACGGTTGATGAAAACCTGTACCTCGCGTCGCGCAACCTTGCCCACGTGGCGGTTGTCGAGCCGCGTTACGCCGACCCGCTGTCGCTGATCTACTTCAAGAAGATCCTGATCACGAAGGCTGCGGTCGCCCAGATCGAGGAGTTGCTGTCATGA